A window of Gemmatimonadota bacterium genomic DNA:
TTTCTGGTGCGGGGGACTGCCCTTCGACCACGTTTACGATTACAGCTACGACGGTATCATGCGGTCCTACGAAGACAGCCTGATCCGTTTCGGGATCCACCGTATCGACCTGCTGCTGATCCACGACCTGGATCCCTTCTACCACAACGAGGCCCAGATCCAGGCTTATCTCCATCAGTTGTTCACCAGCGGCTGGCGCGCGCTGGCGGAACTCAAGGCCTCGGGCGATATCAAGGGCGTAGGCGCCGGCCTGAACAAGACCGGGATGATGCTGCGCTTCCTGGAACTTATGCCGCTGGACTTCTTCATCGTGGCCATGCCGTATACATTGCTTGACCAGGACGCCCTCGACCGGGAACTGCCCCGATGCGAAGAGGACGGTATCGGTATCGTGATCGGCGCCGTCTTCGCGTCCGGCATCCTGGTCACCGGCCCGACGGAGACATCGACCTACGGTTACTATCCCGCGACGCCGGAGATCATGGAGAAGACCCGCCGCATCCAGGCCGCATGCGAACGGCACGGCGTCCCCCTGGCCGCGGCGGCCCTTCAGTTTCCCCTGTTCCACCCGGCCGTCGCGTCCGTCATCCCCGGTGCGGTCAAACCGGAGTACGTGGAGTCGAACATCGCGAATTTCCAGCATGCCATTCCGGTGGACCTGTGGGCTGAGCTCAAATCGGACGGGCTGATGCGCGAAGACGCTCCGACTCCAGGGTAACCGTCCATGGATTTTGAACTCTGGCAGCTGTTCCTGCTCGCCGGCGTGGGCGTTCTTTCCGGGTTTCTGAATGTCATCGCCGGCGGGGGGTCTCTGCTGGCCCTCCCCGTCCTCATTTTCATGGGACTGCCGGGCAACGTGGCCAACGGCACCAACCGCGTGGCCATCGTCGCTCAGAACGCGTCCGCCGTCACCAGCTTCTTTAAAAAGGGATACGCTGAACTGCGGATCATGCTGACCCTGGCGCTCTGCGCCGTACCGGGGGCGGCGATGGGGGCGTACCTGGGGACCCAGGTCAGCGGCGAACTGTTCAACAGGATCCTCGGCGGCCTGATGATTCTGCTGCTGGTCCTGATGAGCAGGAAACAGCGGGACGAGACCGAAACCGAAAAGCCCCAAAGACTCGTCCTGGGACATCTTCTTATGGTCGCGGTGGGTTTCTACGGCGGGTTCATCCAGGCCGGCGTCGGGTTCTTTCTCATGGCCGTGCTCTACCGTGTCGTCGGCCTCGACCTCGTCCGCGTGAATGCCTTCAAGGTTTTCATCATCGGCATTTACACCCTGGTCGCACTGGCCATCTTCGCGGACAAGGGCCAGGTGCTCTGGCTCGTCGGGGCCAGCCTGGCCGTGGGCACCACGGTCGGCGGATGGCTCGGCGCGCATTTCACCGTCAAGCGGGGCGAACGACTGATCCGCGTCGTCCTGAACGTGGTATTGATCGTCATGGCCGTACGGCTTCTGCTCTGACTCCCATCGCACCGGAGTTCATCGTGATCGACTCCGCAAGCCCATCCCGTCCGAATGTCGTTCTGTGCATCTGTGACCAGTTGCGCGCGTTCGAAGTGGGATGCTACGGTAACGCGGTCGTCCGGACGCCCCACCTGGACCGCCTGGCGTCCGAAGGCGTCCGCTTCGAAACGGCGGTAAGCAACAACCCCGTTTGCATGCCCGCGAGATCATGTCTCATATCGGGCCAGTACAGCCGGACCTGCATGGGCACGCTGGGCAACTACACGGAGCGGCGGGAGGATGGATCGACGACGATGCCCGAATATCCGGCTGGCTGGCGCCCTCACCTGCCCGCGCCGACGCTGCCCGAGATGTTCGGGACCCTGGGATACGATACGGCGCTGATCGGGAAATGGCATATTCATTCCGCTCCCGGATCGCTGGGATTCGACTACAGCCTGTACCCGCGGGTCCACCACCGCCACACCGGACAATCCTTCGTGGAAAACGACGGCGAGGAGTTCCAGGTGAAGGGCTTCAGCGTCCGCTTCGAATCAGATCAGGTCGGCGGCTACTTGAGAGACCGCGAGAAACAGGAGAAGCCCTTTTTCCTCTACTACAGCATCTCTCCACCCCATATGCCCGTCACGGACGCGCCGGAAACATACCTGGAAATGTACGATCCCGATGACATCCCCTTGCGGCCCAATGTCTTCCGGGACGGTCGCCTGCCGTACGACGAGCATTGGTTCAAAGTCTACCTCTGGGACTTTCTCTTCTACGAGCAGAACCTGCCGTTCACGCGTATCCTCCCCGACGGATTCGACCTGCGGCATCTGATCGCCCTCTACTACGGCATGACGACATGGGTTGACGACATGGTCGGCCGGCTCATGCATTTTCTCCGGACTTACCATCTCGCGGAAAACACCATCGTCCTTTTCCTCTCCGACCACGGCGACAACCTGGGCAGCCACCATCTGTTCAACAAGGGGCAACTGGTCGAAGAGTCCATCCGCATACCGCTGATCTTTCACGCTCCTAACCGGTTGAACCCACGGGTCGATGCGACCTCGACGGCCCAGATCATCGACGTCATGCCCACCCTCCTCTCGTTCTGCGGAGGAGCCGTTCCCGCCCACGTCCAGGGGCGGAATCTGTCGACGGCCGTTTCTGGTCACGACGTCCCGGAAGGGGATGACGGCGTATACGTGGAGACTTCACGGGGCCAGGTCGGGCTGCGCACGTCGAGCCACACATACGGGATTCGCGTCGATCCAAAAGACGGCCGGGTCCTGGACGACCGGGATTGCTTCTTCGACCTGCGGACCGATCCCTACCAGTTGTCCAACCTGCGGGAATCCCGTCGCGACACGGGGCTGGCGGCCGGTCTCCGGGACCGGGTGCTCACCTGGCACCACGAAACGCCGTGGATGGACAGCGGGGCGTTCGCGTAACATACATTTCGACAGGAACGTCATATGACCGAGGCGAGCCGGGAAGGAAGCAACCGTCTGATCGCGGTGTTGTTCGGCGTCATGTTCGTGGCCGTCGCCGACAACCAGATGATCTCTCCGCTCCTGCCCGACCTGATTTCCGCCTTCGGCATGGGCGCCGGGCAGGCCGGGTTGCTGGTTTCGGTTTACGCCATCGCCGCGGCCGCCGTTTCCTTCGCACTCGGGCCGCTGTCGGACAGGACGGGACGAAGGAAAATGCTCGTCGCCGCGCTTATGGTCTTCACCGCTGCGACTCTGCTGTGCGGCCTGGCGTGGAACTATGCGTCGCTGGTGGCCTTCCGCGCCGTCACCGGAGCGGCCGCGGGGACCCTTTCGCTCAACATTACCGCGTGTATCGGGGATCACTTTCTTTACAGACGGCGGGGCGCCGCCATGGGATTGGTCATGTCCGGTTACTTCGCGGCCATGATCCTGGGCGTGCCGGCAGGGGCCTTTGTCGCGGAGGCCTGGTCCTGGCGGTGGGCCTTCGGTGCTTTCGCCGGGGCGGGATTGCTGCTATGGGCGCCGGCCATGGCTATCATACCTTCCCGCGTCCTCGCCGTCGGTGGCATTTCCGTAATCGACATGGTAAGGGGCTACGGCCGCTTTCTCGCGCGCACCGGCCCCCTGGCGGTGATCGCGGCGTCCTTTCTCGTGTCGGCTTCCACGGTCGGATTCATCACCTTCGTGGGGACGTGGCTGCGGGACGCCTACGGGCTTTCAACCGACTGGATCGGCCTGGTATTCCTCTTCAGCGGCCTGGGTGCGCTGCTGGGCAGCCCGCTGGCCGGATATCTCTCGGACCGCGTGGGAAAGCGGGGAATCGTGGTGGTTAGCGGACTGGTAATGGCGATTCTGCTGGCCGGAATCCCGTGGATCACCGACCGGCTGCCGGTGGTGTTCGCCGGATTCATCCTCACCGGCATCGCCGGAGCCTTTCGCCACGCACCGTTTCAGGCGCTCGTCACGGCCATGGCAACCGATGAGGAACGCGGCACCCTCATCGCGCTCAAGAACACCGTGGCGGAATTCGGCATCGCCGGCGGTACAGCCCTATGCGGCGTACTGTACGTCGTCTTCGGATACCCCTCCGTCGGAGCGGCCTGCGGCGTCATGGCCGCCGCCGCGTCCTTCGTCATCCTGGTCTGGGTGGGCGAGCTAGGCGGCCCAGGCGAGTCCGGGGAGGCCTGAAGCATCAGGTTTCGTCGTAGGCGGTAAGACGTCTCACCCAGATGTTGCGGAACCGGACGGGATTGCCGTGATCCTGAAGCTGCAGGGGACCCGTCACAGGGTGGGGCGTATCGTAGTTCGCAAGGTCCCGGTGCCCGGTGGGACCGACGGACCGCTGGCGGTGATGCACCACGACGCCGTTGTGGATGACCGTCAAATGCGTGCCCTTGACCAGCCTGTCGCCGTCCCACGAAGGCGATTCGAAGATGATGTCGTAGCTCTGCCATTCGCCCGGTCCCCGGCTGGCATTGACCAGGGGAGGGTACTGGCCGTAAATGGCCGAGGCGGAACCGTCGGCATAGGTTCGGTTGTTGAAGCTGTCCAGCACCTGGACTTCATACAGCCCGAGCAGGAACACGCCGCTGTTGCCCCGGCCCTGGCTGTCTCCCACCACCTCTTCCGGCGTGGCCCATTCGAGATGCAGCTGGCAGTCGCCGAAATGCGCGCGGGTCGAGATATCTCCGGAACCGTTGACCTCCATGTAACCGTTTTCCACCTTCCAGGACGCGGGGCCTCCGTTCCGGCCGACCCACTGGTCGAGATCCGATCCATCGAAAAGCACGGCCGCGTCAGAAGGAGGGCTCCCGGCAGCGCCGCCCGGCGTGACCACGCGGGGCTGGGGCCGATCGCCGTCGTGAACGCGCCAGGTGCCGCCCGGGATTTCGGGTGTGTCGCTGTAACCAACGGAATCCGCCATGGATCGACTCCTATAGGCAAACTTCGTGAATCATGCGTGAGTAAATGTCCACCGCTTCGTAGAGTTGCGGTATTTCCACGTATTCGCCCACCGTATGGGCCTGTTCGATACTGCCGGGCCCCAGGACCACCATCTCCAGCTGCTCCCTGAAATGAGGGGCGTCGGTCCCGTAGGGCACGGTCTCCGGCCGCTTGCCACCAGTGACTTCCGATGCCAGTTGCACGATGGGATTCGCGGGATCGGCGTAGAAGGGGCGGGAAATAGTGCTCGTGACCTCGAAGCCGTAGCTCCTGGCCCGTGTAACCAGTTCATCCACCAGTTCATCGCTGTGATCGTCCGGCATCGTGCGGAAGCAGACGTGACAGGTCGACCGTGCCGCGGAGACATTCTGCTTCGTGTCGTAGTCGGTGATCACCATGTTGAACCCGTTGGAAGGCGGATTGAATTCCGCGTTCAGGAACCGTTCGTCTTCTTTGATCCGTTCCGCCAGTTCGGCCATTTCCGCCAGGAAGGGGGCGATCTTGAAATTGGCGGATTCCCCCAGGCCCGTGCTGGTGTGGGCCGCCCGCCCGTGGGCCGTCACCACGACGTGTGCCGCGCCCTTGTGGGCGTACACCGGCGTCAGGCTGGTCGGCTCGGCCACCACGCCGTAGGTGGGACGAACGGCGCCCATGATGCGGGATTCCGTGGCGACCTGATGTGCTCCGCCGCCGCCCACTTCTTCGTCGGCCGTGGCCACCACCACCAGCGGTTTCTTCAGGCGGTCCGCATCCACGCGCGCTGCGGCGATCATGGTGCATGCCAGCGGTCCCTTCATGTCGCAGCTGCCACGGCCCAGCAACCGGTCGCCTTCGACCACGCCGTGATAGGCGTCCCAGTCCTGCTCCTGCCCCGGGACCGTATCCGTGTGGGACAGGAAGGCCAGGCCGCCTTCGCCTTCTCCCTTGCGTCCGACGAGGCTGACTTTCAGTTCGCCGTTTTCATCCTCGTAGGACAGCCGTTCCACTTCGAGACCGCATGCCTTCATGCGTTCTTCGACCAGGTCGGATATGGCGGCGTTGCTCCACCGGCTGACGGATTTCACATCAACGAATTCCTGTGTCATTTCAACTGGATCCAGCCCCAAGGAGTCCCCCTCTCGAGATAATCGTTTCGGGATCGTGCGCGTTCCGCTCAGTCCGTCAGCCAACTCGATATTTCATCACGCAGTTCCGTGTCCGCCCTCAGGGCGAGGGCTTCGAAGGCGTTATCCAGGTGCCCGGTATGCCGGGCGCCGACGATGACCGACGTGATATCGGGATGTCCCATGGCCCAGGCCATGGCCAGACGCACCATGGGAAGTCCCCTGGAGTCCGCCAGGGCCCGCAGCCGTTCCACGTTCCGGAAATTCCGGTCGTTGAAGTATATGTCCGCGTGGCCGGGTATCACGTCGAATCGCGAACCCGTCGGAAAAGCGTTACGGTCCGGCGTGTATTTCCCCGCCAGGAAGCCCGCGGCAAGCGGACTGTAGGACGTGATGCCCACTTCCTCTCGCCGGCACAGGGGAAACAGATCGTCCTGCGCCCCCGGATCGGCCAGGTTGTAGGGCGGCTGGATAACCTCGAACCGGGCGTATCCCCGCCTTGCGCTGGCGTCCAGGGCTTCCCGAAGCTGCGCGGCGTTGAAGTTGCTGCACCCCACGGTCTTTATGCGGCCGGCTCCTACCGCCTCGTCCAGCACGGCCAGGCTTTCATCGATGGGAACGGATTCGTCGGGGGAATGCAGCTCGTAGATGTCCACACAGTCCACCTGCAGCCGCTCGAGACTGACCTGGAGCGCCCGGGCGATGTTGTCCGGCCTGTTGCCGCTGCTCACTTTGGAGCAGATCACCACGTCGTCCCTGCAACCCCGCGCCTTCAACCACTTTCCGATAATGATCTCGGAAGAACCCATGACGTCCGAGGTCTCGCGCACATCGTCCACCTTCAGCACGTCACGCCGATATGTCCGGGCATTGCCGCCTCCGTACCCCTCCGCGGTGTCGAGCCAGTTGAGCCCCTTTTCTACGGCATAGTCGAGAATGGACAGCGAGGTATCCTCGTCGATCTCACGGCCGAAGGTCACACAGCCCAGGCCAATGAAACTAAGCGACGTGCCGGTGCGGCCAAGCTTTCGGTGTTCCATGCGGATTCTCCCGGTCATACCCCGTTCTTGCGGTGGATATCGACAGTGCAACTCAAAAACGCAAGTCGTTCGGACAGGTCGTTCAGATGTGGTGTGAATGTATATCCGGGTGGATCAGGCAGGCAAGCATTGTTTGGCCGGCTGGAGGATCAGAATCCATCATCGCCGGGCAGGGCCACGGCGCGCGGGTCCATCTGCCGCAAACGTTCGTCCAGCAGCCTCTTGAGCTGGTTCAACTTGAGCCGGTGGGCCGCGAGTTCCTTTTCGTGTTCCATGATCATCTGCTGGATAAGACGAGGATCTTCGCGGGAGAGGGGGGCCTCGGCACCATCTTCGACGAAGAGGGAAGAGTCGGGTGAGTCAAGCGGTTTCGGCTGAGGTGCGAGGACCGTGTGCACGGTATTCTCCGTATCTCCGCGCAGGTATTTGATCTCGATCCGGGAACCGGCGGGAAGCGTGGTCACGAATTCGGCCAGGATGATGGGGTGGTTCATGGGTACGCCGTTTACGGCCAGCAGGATATCGCCCTTGCGAAGGCCGACCTTCATGGCCGGGCTGTCGGGATATACATCGGTAACTTCCATGCCTTCACCGGTACCCAGCATGATATTGCGGTCGCCGCCTACGCTGATGCTGTCCCATATCTTCTCCACGAACACGCCCAGCCAGCTGCGGCGGATTTCACCGTGTTCGATGAGCTGCCGGGCGAAGGTCTTTACGCGGTTTATGGGTATGACCGAGATCATGCCCGCGCCTTCTCCACCCCCCGCACTACCCGATGCGGACGCCTGGCCCCGCGGGGAGTCGGCTACGAGACCCAGCAGACGGCCGTTCGTGGAAAACACGGCACCGCCGGACAAATCGCCGCCGACTACGGCGCTGACCTGCATCATGACATCTTCTTCCCGTACGCCGTTGACGATTCCCGTCGTCATCGACGATGGAAATCCATGGGCATTGTTCATTACCAGCACCCAGGACCCGGGGCTCGCGTCGTCGGAATCACCGAGACGCGCGGAATGGACGGACACGCTGTCCACCCGGATCACGGCGATGTTTGAAAGCATGTCGACACCGACGAGCTCCCCGAGACGGTACCGGCCATCCTGAAAGTTCACCAGGATATCGTGGGCATGGTCCACGACACCGGCCGTCGTGATGACGTAACCGTCTCTGTGGAGGACCACGCCGGTACCAATGGAGCGTTCCCAGTCCGTGAAGGTCTGTCCGTTCAGCGAATGGATGAACTTCCGTTGCACGATCACGCTGGCAACCGTCGGCTCGACGCGTTCCACGAGGCGGACGATCTCTTTTTCAAGGTTATGCAGGTAAGCGGTGGACTGGGCGTAAGTTCTGGGAGCGGAGTTCAGGTGCCAGAGGCAGACGAGCAGTGCGGCGCATATCACGGGACGATAGCGTTCGGTCCCTGTGCGGTTGGGTCGAGATCCAGGCATGTCTGTCTAGAACGAGATTCGAACGCGTCTGATCGGGGCGGCCGGATCGGCTGGACCGCTTGGACCGGACTGACCGCCTGTACCGCGCAGGCTGTTCTCTTCGGTGGTACCGACCTGCAGCAGACGCTCTTCCGATTCGGATTGGGCCAGGCCGCCGTCTGTAACCAGGTCCCCACCGATGGACTCGGTGAACAGGGACGGATCGAGGGGCATACCCGTGCCTGACGAAACGGTTCGGATCCCATGGGTCGTGGGTTCCATGGTTCGAACCGTCATGACGCCCGGGCTGTCACCGGGAATTCGGGATGTGATAAAAGAGAGACTGGTTGCTGCCGGGGAGGGGAGATTCGTTACCTGTTCTGCATTCGGCGCCGGTTTTACCGCCAGGTGCGACGCAAGCCCGCGTTCGAGGGGAAAGGGCGAAATCGGATCCGGTGGGGCGAGTTCGGGTTCAAAAGGCGTCGGAAGGGAAACGGCCATGGAGGCGTTGGGCGGCGAATCGGTCCGGTCCGGAGGAGCGACCAGGCCCGCGAATCCACCGATCACGGTTATGGTGAGGATCAGGCTGGTCGCAAATACCAGTTGAACGGGGCGCTGCCGGCTCAGTTCGCCCAGTTCGGAAAAGGTCTCCGAAACGCGTCGCCACCAGGAAGCGGCGTACAGTTCACGGGCGATTTCTTTCGTCAGCAGGCTACTGAGCTGGGAGTCGAATTCAGGCGGAGGGGTTACAGAGGGAAGACTCTTCACCGCGCGGATGGAGCTTTCCATGTCCTTGATCTTGAGCCGGCATCGGGGACATCCGTTCAGGTGAAATCGCAACGCGTCTTCGTTTGCCCTGGACAACCGGCCATCAAGGTAGTCCGACATCTGCCTCTCGTAACCACTGCAATTCAAAACAACCTTCCTCCCGTCATAGTATCTCTACCTGCCACTGCCGCAGCATTTCCTGTAATCTGAGCCGTCCCCGGTTCACCCTCGACTTGACGGTTCCCGTCGGACAGCGGAGGATCTCGCCGATCTCCTCATAGGACAGTTCTTCGATATCGCGCAAGACGACCACGGACTTGTATTTCTCCGGCAGTTGATCGATCGCGTGCTGAATGGCCCGGCCCAGTTCATTCTGTTCCAGATGATCGCCGGGTCCCGCATTCGTGTCCGGCAGATCTATCCCTTCCCTCGAACTGTTTTCGTGGGGCGGAGCATTGAGGGAGAAAAACTGGCGGCGTTTACGCTTGCGCAACTCGCTCCGGGCCAGGTTGAGCGCGATCGTATAAATCCACGTGGACAGATTGGAGATCGCCTTGTAGTTGTGGCGGTTCCGGTATACTCTGAGAAACGTCTCCTGTACGAGGTCTTCCGCGCATTCCGTATTGTGGACCATGCGGTATACGCAGTTGTACAGCCTGGTGCGGTACCGGCCGACAATCACCTCGAAAGCGCGCACGTCGTCCTGCTGCACACGGTAGAACAGCATTTCATCCGACATGGTCAATTCGTCGAACACACCCGACTCGATATCGGACGCCTGTACCGCGTTTGTAGAGGTGTTTTCAGACATGTTCATGTCTCCCATACCGCTTTATACGCTATAGCGGAGGGATCGGTTTCAGAAAAAGTAACTTTCGTCGGCACGCATCACGGCCGGATTGAACCCGCCTTGCCGGTCCGCATATGCCAATAACGACCCGCAAAGGTCATTGGCGGGTCGCATGCGCCGATTGAAAGTACGGCATGATAATGTACCATCCCGCCATCCTGATGTCAACCGGGCCGTCACGCCCGCATTTCGCTCACATCGTGGATCGTATACTGGTAGCCCTGTTCCGTCAGAAAAAGCTGCCGGTTCACGGCATAGTCCTGATCCAGGGTATTCCGGGTGATGAGCGAATAGAAAATCGCGGCAGAGCCGTCCGCCTTGGGCCGAAGGATCCGGCCCAGGCGCTGGGCCTCCTCCTGGCGGGAACCGAACGTGCCCGATATCTGTATCGCCACGTTGGCGTCGGGCAGATCGATGGCGAAGTTGGCGACCTTGGACACCACCAGACGTTTGAGCTCTCCGCTCCTGAACCTCGAATACAGGTCCAGGCGGGCCCGCAGGGGCGTGCTGCCGGTGATGAGGGGAAACTCGAACAACGCGGCGAGCTGCTTGAGCTGTCTCACGTACAGTCCGATGATCAGGACCTGGTCCGAGGGATGTTGTTCCAGCAGGGCGCGGATGATCTCCGTCTTCCGGCTGTTTTCAGAGGCGATCCTGAACTTCTCCCGGCGATTGGCCACGGCGTAGGACATGCGCCGGGCTTCGGGCAGGTCTACCCGGATTTCGCGGCAGTACGCCTCCGCGATCCAGCCCTGCCGCTCGAGCAGCTTCCACGGCATGTCGTATCTGCGGGGACCGATGAGGCTGAAGACGTCGTCCTCGCGGCCGTCTTCACGAACCAGCGTCGCCGTGAGCCCGAGTCGCCGTCGCGCCTGTATTTCGGCCGTGTAACGAAAGACAGGAGCCGGGAGCAGATGAACCTCGTCGTAGATGATGAGGCCCCAGCCCTTCTGGTCGAAGAGGCCGAAATGCTCGAATTCGTCCCCCCTGCTCTTCCGGTAGGTCAAAATCTGGTAGGTGGCCAGCGTAACGGGCCGGATCTGCTTCGTTTCACCGGAATACTCGCCGATGTGCTCTTCCGGCAGCGAGGTCTTCTCCAGCAGTTCCTCCCGCCACTGGCGCAGCGCCACCGTGTTGGCCGTCAGCACGAGGGTGTGACACTTCAGGGCCGCCATGGCGCCGAGGGCCACGACGGTCTTCCCCGCACCGCAGGGCAGCACGATGACCCCGTTGCCTCCCTGCGGTTCGCCGTTCATGTGGAACGCGCCGACCGCGTCCAGCTGGTAGTCCCGCATGGTGAAGGATTTCCGGTCGCCGGGAGACGTGCGCAGGTTGATCTCCAGCGGGGCGCCTTCGACGTATCCCGCCAGGTCCTCCACAGGAAATCCGACTTTGATCAGGGCCTGCTTTATGTGACCGCGGAACCGGTCTCCCACCTGCACCCTTCGCTCGTCCAGGGGCTGCGCGAGGAACTGCTTGACCGAGGGGAGTCCGGAAACCTCCGCGATCAGGGCGGCATCGTCGGAAGCGAGGACAAGCCTGCCGTCCTCCTTATGCAGCCGGAGCTGGCCGTACCGGGCGATGAAATCGATGATCTCGCGGCGGATGTTCTGGGGGATCTCGTACTTGCTCAGGCTTTCCAGCGATTCGAGTACGCCGTCCGCATCCATGCCCGCCGACGCGGCGTTCCACAGGGACAGGGGGCTCAGCCGGTACACGTGGATGTGCTCAGGGGACTTTTCCAATTCCGCGAAACGGGCCAGCGCGTCCCGGGCGTCTTCGTAGCGCGGATGGTCCACTTCGACGAGGATGGTCCGGTCGCTCTGAACGATCAGTGGATTCTGCAGGTCTGGCAAGGAAACCCCCGGGGATTATTCAGTATTCACGGTTGAATCCCGTCCGCCGGCACCGCCCTGGATACCGGCGATTCCGGGGTGTCCGGCCGAAAGCCTGCCGCGAACGGCCTCGAATACGTCATCGACGGAAACACGCTCCATACAGTCGAAGTATGGACAGGCGGCCTCGATACACCGATGGCTTCCCGGACACTCCGGCACCTCCGGCATCAGGACGTCATGATCACCGCCGAAGGGGCCCCAGCGCACCGGGCTGCACGGTTTTATGGGGCAGAACAGCGCCACGGTGGGCGTGCCCACGGCCGCGGCGATGTGCAGGGGGCCGGTACTGTTCGTGACGCAGAGCGCGGATGCCCGGAGCAGCGCCGCCAGTTCCTTGATGTCGAGTTCGCCCGCGACCCGGATGACCGGCTCCGGCAGCGAACCGGCGACCCGGCCGACCAGGTCCCGTTCGTCGGCCGATCCCGTAACGATCACGCGAACTCCGCTGTGGGAAAGCCGTTCAGCCAGTTCCGAGAAACAGTGCGCGGGCCAGTTCCTCGCCGACCCGCCGCTGCCGGGATGCAGCAGGACCAGCGGATCGTCCGGCAGCACCCGCCACTGCCGCAGGCGACGCGCCACGGCACGCCGGGCTGCTTCGGGCACGTGGATCTCCGGGACGGCTTCCCCCGCCCGATCGAAGAGTACCCGCACCAGGGACAGGTTGTAATCCACCTCGTGCTTGCGCGCATCCTGCCGGTGTTCGTATACCCTGCGGTTGAATAGAAATCCATACGCCCGGTAGCCTGTCCCTACCCTTACCGGGATACCGGCGAGGCGGCAGGCCAGGGCCAGTCTCGCCGTGGGATGCAGGACCAGGGCCGCGTCGAACCGCCTGGCGCGCAGATCGTCGACCAGACGGAAGAACCCCC
This region includes:
- a CDS encoding aldo/keto reductase; the encoded protein is MPIATRQLGTTNAHVTELGFGSAPLGDLFQPVTDAKSRATLRAAWRAGIRYYDTSPWYGYGKSELRLGELLRQKTHGSYVVSTKVGRVFKATRDLKNFDYGFWCGGLPFDHVYDYSYDGIMRSYEDSLIRFGIHRIDLLLIHDLDPFYHNEAQIQAYLHQLFTSGWRALAELKASGDIKGVGAGLNKTGMMLRFLELMPLDFFIVAMPYTLLDQDALDRELPRCEEDGIGIVIGAVFASGILVTGPTETSTYGYYPATPEIMEKTRRIQAACERHGVPLAAAALQFPLFHPAVASVIPGAVKPEYVESNIANFQHAIPVDLWAELKSDGLMREDAPTPG
- a CDS encoding sulfite exporter TauE/SafE family protein, translated to MDFELWQLFLLAGVGVLSGFLNVIAGGGSLLALPVLIFMGLPGNVANGTNRVAIVAQNASAVTSFFKKGYAELRIMLTLALCAVPGAAMGAYLGTQVSGELFNRILGGLMILLLVLMSRKQRDETETEKPQRLVLGHLLMVAVGFYGGFIQAGVGFFLMAVLYRVVGLDLVRVNAFKVFIIGIYTLVALAIFADKGQVLWLVGASLAVGTTVGGWLGAHFTVKRGERLIRVVLNVVLIVMAVRLLL
- a CDS encoding sulfatase-like hydrolase/transferase; amino-acid sequence: MIDSASPSRPNVVLCICDQLRAFEVGCYGNAVVRTPHLDRLASEGVRFETAVSNNPVCMPARSCLISGQYSRTCMGTLGNYTERREDGSTTMPEYPAGWRPHLPAPTLPEMFGTLGYDTALIGKWHIHSAPGSLGFDYSLYPRVHHRHTGQSFVENDGEEFQVKGFSVRFESDQVGGYLRDREKQEKPFFLYYSISPPHMPVTDAPETYLEMYDPDDIPLRPNVFRDGRLPYDEHWFKVYLWDFLFYEQNLPFTRILPDGFDLRHLIALYYGMTTWVDDMVGRLMHFLRTYHLAENTIVLFLSDHGDNLGSHHLFNKGQLVEESIRIPLIFHAPNRLNPRVDATSTAQIIDVMPTLLSFCGGAVPAHVQGRNLSTAVSGHDVPEGDDGVYVETSRGQVGLRTSSHTYGIRVDPKDGRVLDDRDCFFDLRTDPYQLSNLRESRRDTGLAAGLRDRVLTWHHETPWMDSGAFA
- a CDS encoding MFS transporter — its product is MTEASREGSNRLIAVLFGVMFVAVADNQMISPLLPDLISAFGMGAGQAGLLVSVYAIAAAAVSFALGPLSDRTGRRKMLVAALMVFTAATLLCGLAWNYASLVAFRAVTGAAAGTLSLNITACIGDHFLYRRRGAAMGLVMSGYFAAMILGVPAGAFVAEAWSWRWAFGAFAGAGLLLWAPAMAIIPSRVLAVGGISVIDMVRGYGRFLARTGPLAVIAASFLVSASTVGFITFVGTWLRDAYGLSTDWIGLVFLFSGLGALLGSPLAGYLSDRVGKRGIVVVSGLVMAILLAGIPWITDRLPVVFAGFILTGIAGAFRHAPFQALVTAMATDEERGTLIALKNTVAEFGIAGGTALCGVLYVVFGYPSVGAACGVMAAAASFVILVWVGELGGPGESGEA
- a CDS encoding DUF1080 domain-containing protein, which gives rise to MADSVGYSDTPEIPGGTWRVHDGDRPQPRVVTPGGAAGSPPSDAAVLFDGSDLDQWVGRNGGPASWKVENGYMEVNGSGDISTRAHFGDCQLHLEWATPEEVVGDSQGRGNSGVFLLGLYEVQVLDSFNNRTYADGSASAIYGQYPPLVNASRGPGEWQSYDIIFESPSWDGDRLVKGTHLTVIHNGVVVHHRQRSVGPTGHRDLANYDTPHPVTGPLQLQDHGNPVRFRNIWVRRLTAYDET
- a CDS encoding M20/M25/M40 family metallo-hydrolase, coding for MKSVSRWSNAAISDLVEERMKACGLEVERLSYEDENGELKVSLVGRKGEGEGGLAFLSHTDTVPGQEQDWDAYHGVVEGDRLLGRGSCDMKGPLACTMIAAARVDADRLKKPLVVVATADEEVGGGGAHQVATESRIMGAVRPTYGVVAEPTSLTPVYAHKGAAHVVVTAHGRAAHTSTGLGESANFKIAPFLAEMAELAERIKEDERFLNAEFNPPSNGFNMVITDYDTKQNVSAARSTCHVCFRTMPDDHSDELVDELVTRARSYGFEVTSTISRPFYADPANPIVQLASEVTGGKRPETVPYGTDAPHFREQLEMVVLGPGSIEQAHTVGEYVEIPQLYEAVDIYSRMIHEVCL
- a CDS encoding aldo/keto reductase; the encoded protein is MEHRKLGRTGTSLSFIGLGCVTFGREIDEDTSLSILDYAVEKGLNWLDTAEGYGGGNARTYRRDVLKVDDVRETSDVMGSSEIIIGKWLKARGCRDDVVICSKVSSGNRPDNIARALQVSLERLQVDCVDIYELHSPDESVPIDESLAVLDEAVGAGRIKTVGCSNFNAAQLREALDASARRGYARFEVIQPPYNLADPGAQDDLFPLCRREEVGITSYSPLAAGFLAGKYTPDRNAFPTGSRFDVIPGHADIYFNDRNFRNVERLRALADSRGLPMVRLAMAWAMGHPDITSVIVGARHTGHLDNAFEALALRADTELRDEISSWLTD
- a CDS encoding trypsin-like peptidase domain-containing protein, with product MICAALLVCLWHLNSAPRTYAQSTAYLHNLEKEIVRLVERVEPTVASVIVQRKFIHSLNGQTFTDWERSIGTGVVLHRDGYVITTAGVVDHAHDILVNFQDGRYRLGELVGVDMLSNIAVIRVDSVSVHSARLGDSDDASPGSWVLVMNNAHGFPSSMTTGIVNGVREEDVMMQVSAVVGGDLSGGAVFSTNGRLLGLVADSPRGQASASGSAGGGEGAGMISVIPINRVKTFARQLIEHGEIRRSWLGVFVEKIWDSISVGGDRNIMLGTGEGMEVTDVYPDSPAMKVGLRKGDILLAVNGVPMNHPIILAEFVTTLPAGSRIEIKYLRGDTENTVHTVLAPQPKPLDSPDSSLFVEDGAEAPLSREDPRLIQQMIMEHEKELAAHRLKLNQLKRLLDERLRQMDPRAVALPGDDGF